From the genome of Vitis riparia cultivar Riparia Gloire de Montpellier isolate 1030 chromosome 2, EGFV_Vit.rip_1.0, whole genome shotgun sequence, one region includes:
- the LOC117905115 gene encoding protein P21-like has product MGLCKILSISSFLLTTLFFTSSHAATFNIQNRCSYTVWAAAIPGGGMRLGSGQSWSLDVKAGTTGGRVWARTDCSFDESGNGKCETGDCGGRLQCKAFGTPPNTLAEFALNQFSNLDFFDISLVDGFNVPMAFNPTSKGCTRGISCTANIVGECPAVLKTAGGCNNPCTVFKTDEYCCNSGSCSATSFSKFFKDRCPDAYSYPKDDQTSTFTCPAGTNYEVIFCPSAVPQTCVFIIN; this is encoded by the coding sequence ATGGGCCTCTGCAAAATCCTCTCCATTTCCTCATTCCTTCTCACCACCCTATTCTTCACCTCCAGCCATGCAGCCACCTTCAACATCCAAAACCGTTGCTCCTACACAGTTTGGGCGGCGGCAATCCCAGGCGGGGGCATGCGGCTTGGCTCAGGCCAATCCTGGAGCCTCGATGTGAAGGCCGGCACCACCGGAGGCCGTGTTTGGGCCCGTACCGACTGCAGCTTCGATGAGTCAGGGAATGGGAAGTGTGAGACCGGGGACTGTGGTGGCCGCCTTCAATGCAAGGCCTTTGGTACACCCCCTAACACCTTAGCCGAATTCGCACTTAACCAATTCAGTAACTTGGACTTCTTTGATATATCTTTGGTTGATGGATTTAATGTGCCTATGGCCTTTAATCCTACTTCCAAAGGGTGCACCCGTGGCATCAGTTGCACCGCCAACATCGTGGGAGAGTGCCCCGCTGTGCTAAAGACCGCCGGTGGTTGCAACAACCCATGCACCGTTTTCAAGACCGATGAATATTGTTGCAATTCTGGGAGCTGTAGTGCTACAAGTTTTTCCAAGTTTTTCAAGGATAGGTGCCCTGATGCTTATAGCTACCCTAAGGACGATCAGACAAGCACCTTTACATGCCCTGCCGGTACCAATTATGAAGTTATCTTCTGCCCATCAGCAGTGCCACAAACATgtgtttttattataaattaa
- the LOC117908081 gene encoding thaumatin-like protein → MGLCKILSISSFLLTTLFFTSSYAATFNIQNHCSYTVWAAAVPGGGMQLGSGQSWSLNVNAGTTGGRVWARTNCNFDASGNGKCETGDCGGLLQCTAYGTPPNTLAEFALNQYSNLDFFDISLVDGFNVPMTFSPTSNGCTRGISCTANIVGECPAALKTTGGCNNPCTVFKTDEYCCNSGSCSATDYSRFFKTRCPDAYSYPKDDQTSTFTCPAGTNYEVIFCPTFEIRNSCPYTVWAAAVPGGGRQLDQGQTWNLSVSSNITGRIWGRTKCSFDEAGRGSCESGGCGGLLECQEYGSPPNTIAEYTLNQSNKTDLFDVSLVDGFNLPMEFSPTSDGCRGANCTGDINGPCPNELRDLGGCNNPCTVFKNSQYCCTSGICGPTTYSEFFKDRCPNAYSYPEDDDSTSLFTCSTGSNYRVVFCP, encoded by the exons ATGGGCCTCTGCAAAATCCTCTCCATTTCCTCATTCCTTCTCACCACCCTATTCTTCACCTCCAGCTATGCAGCCACCTTCAACATCCAAAACCATTGCTCCTACACGGTTTGGGCTGCGGCAGTCCCAGGCGGGGGCATGCAGCTTGGCTCAGGCCAATCCTGGAGCCTCAATGTGAATGCCGGCACCACTGGAGGCCGTGTTTGGGCCCGTACCAACTGCAACTTCGATGCGTCAGGGAATGGGAAGTGTGAGACCGGGGACTGTGGTGGCCTCCTCCAATGCACGGCCTATGGTACACCCCCTAACACCTTAGCCGAATTCGCACTTAACCAATACAGCAACTTGGACTTCTTTGATATATCTTTGGTTGATGGATTTAATGTGCCTATGACCTTTAGTCCTACTTCCAATGGGTGCACCCGAGGTATCAGTTGCACCGCCAACATCGTGGGAGAGTGCCCCGCTGCGCTAAAGACTACCGGTGGTTGCAACAACCCATGCACCGTTTTCAAGACCGATGAATATTGTTGCAATTCTGGGAGCTGTAGTGCTACAGATTACTCAAGGTTTTTCAAGACTAGGTGCCCTGATGCTTATAGCTACCCTAAGGACGATCAGACAAGCACCTTCACATGCCCTGCCGGTACCAATTATGAAGTTATCTTCTGCCC CACTTTCGAAATCCGAAACAGCTGCCCCTACACCGTCTGGGCAGCCGCAGTACCCGGCGGCGGAAGGCAACTCGACCAAGGCCAGACCTGGAACCTTTCAGTGAGCTCCAACATAACGGGCCGCATCTGGGGCAGAACCAAGTGCAGCTTCGATGAAGCCGGAAGGGGGAGCTGCGAGTCCGGTGGATGTGGAGGCCTCCTTGAATGCCAAGAATATGGTTCACCGCCCAACACCATTGCCGAGTACACCCTAAACCAATCCAACAAAACTGATTTATTCGATGTTTCTCTGGTGGATGGATTCAACCTTCCAATGGAGTTTAGCCCAACTTCTGATGGGTGCAGAGGGGCCAATTGTACAGGCGACATTAACGGGCCGTGCCCAAATGAGTTGAGGGACCTGGGTGGGTGTAACAACCCATGTACCGTTTTCAAAAATTCTCAGTACTGTTGCACGTCCGGGATCTGTGGCCCTACAACTTACTCCGAGTTTTTCAAGGATAGGTGCCCAAATGCATACAGTTACCCTGAGGATGATGATTCAACCAGTTTGTTTACCTGCTCCACTGGCTCTAACTATCGTGTAGTCTTCTGCCCTTGA
- the LOC117930704 gene encoding thaumatin-like protein, whose translation MALPSMRIAFIGTILWDCGGLLQCKAYGTPPNTLAEFALNQYLNLDFFDISLVDGFNVPMAFNPTSKGCTRGISCTADIVGQCPAELKAAGGCNNPCTIFKTDKYCCTFGSCSATSYSKFVKDRCPDAYRSPKDDQTSTFTCPAGTNYEVIFCP comes from the coding sequence ATGGCTTTGCCCTCAATGAGGATAGCTTTTATAGGCACCATTTTGTGGGACTGTGGTGGCCTCCTCCAATGCAAGGCCTATGGTACACCCCCTAACACCTTAGCCGAATTCGCACTTAACCAATACCTCAACTTGGACTTCTTTGATATATCTTTGGTTGATGGATTTAATGTGCCTATGGCCTTTAATCCTACTTCCAAAGGGTGCACCCGTGGCATCAGTTGCACTGCTGACATTGTAGGACAGTGCCCCGCTGAGTTAAAGGCCGCTGGTGGTTGCAACAACCCATGCACCATTTTCAAGACTGATAAATATTGTTGCACTTTTGGGAGCTGTAGTGCTACAAGTTACTCCAAGTTTGTCAAGGATAGGTGCCCTGATGCTTATAGGTCCCCTAAGGACGATCAGACAAGCACCTTTACATGCCCTGCCGGGACCAATTATGAAGTTATCTTCTGCCCATAA
- the LOC117905125 gene encoding protein P21-like translates to MGLCKILSISSFLLTTLFFTSSYAATFNIQNHCSYTVWAAAVPGGGMQLGSGQSWSLNVNAGTTGGRVWARTNCNFDASGNGKCETGDCGGLLQCTAYGTPPNTLAEFALNQYSNLDFFDISLVDGFNVAMAFNPTSNGCTRGINCTADIVGECPAALKTTGGCNNPCTVFKTDEYCCNSGSCNATTYSEFFKTRCPDAYSYPKDDQTSTFTCPAGTNYEVIFCP, encoded by the coding sequence ATGGGCCTCTGCAAAATCCTCTCCATTTCCTCATTCCTTCTCACCACCCTATTCTTCACCTCCAGCTATGCAGCTACGTTCAACATCCAAAACCATTGCTCCTACACGGTTTGGGCTGCGGCAGTCCCAGGCGGGGGCATGCAGCTTGGCTCAGGCCAATCCTGGAGCCTCAATGTGAATGCCGGCACCACTGGAGGCCGTGTTTGGGCCCGTACCAACTGCAACTTCGATGCGTCAGGGAATGGGAAGTGTGAGACCGGGGACTGTGGTGGCCTCCTCCAATGCACGGCCTATGGTACACCCCCTAACACCTTAGCCGAATTCGCACTTAACCAATACAGCAACTTGGACTTCTTTGATATATCTTTGGTTGATGGATTTAATGTTGCTATGGCCTTTAATCCTACTTCCAATGGGTGCACCCGTGGCATCAATTGCACCGCCGACATCGTGGGAGAGTGCCCCGCTGCGCTAAAGACTACCGGTGGTTGCAACAACCCATGCACCGTTTTCAAGACCGATGAATATTGTTGCAATTCTGGGAGCTGTAATGCTACAACTTACTCCGAGTTTTTCAAGACTAGGTGCCCTGATGCTTATAGCTACCCTAAGGACGATCAGACAAGCACCTTTACATGCCCTGCCGGGACCAATTATGAAGTTATCTTCTGCCCATAA